Proteins encoded within one genomic window of Macaca fascicularis isolate 582-1 chromosome 16, T2T-MFA8v1.1:
- the LOC102142918 gene encoding LOW QUALITY PROTEIN: uncharacterized protein (The sequence of the model RefSeq protein was modified relative to this genomic sequence to represent the inferred CDS: inserted 5 bases in 3 codons; deleted 1 base in 1 codon; substituted 5 bases at 5 genomic stop codons) — protein sequence MCIGYMQMRGHLVSDTRTSVDFALLGLKLSADQLALVYSTLGLCLCAVLCCFLVTVACFLKKRRGPCSCQPRSRSCQNLAKSSQRIPPGSLSTESRVTCSVLILSARGRGAASAPQIPGDLWQVSLRTSAISGDEVGYHRDPSRVTATLLLYLLEEDAFWVLDSCWTIEALPAGLFGVSRMSLLRSHSSLGLDGDPLTSIFYSPNIAWLRRRLSHQEQVLXKSFPKIMRRLDKEGLCVDGFMLQWFLRCCTDGKSFGLTLXLWDVLVLEGERVLMAMAHASFKIHRECLMKLCXSTVWEFQERLSQSWALEDNAVLRNLQTSMKELXRKHWDLSPPGSLLQNAHXTTAWVLXSKPGKDSACQGLQVXRSMAVLNPGCHPPAQKRRDEAQAATGHSQKGTKVECMAFLTPRQVFRHKARLXLWPLTQTSDAPMQASLPWLLFSLLPPSPRLLVKTTENELSTWARNCIPKASAAHDGSAGCDRQVLCSRIFYIEQDHIAHRADSVDSLAVYKNIRPPPRQMILFLQD from the exons ATGTGCATCGGTTATATGCAAATGCGAGGCCATCTTGTATCAGACACTCGGACATccgtggattttg CTCTCCTGGGGCTGAAGCTGAGTGCGGATCAGCTGGCCCTGGTCTACAGCACGCTGGGGCTCTGCCTATGTGCTGTCCTCTGCTGCTTCCTGGTGACAGTGGCCTGCTTCCTCAAGAAGAGGAGGGGTCCCTGCTCCTGCCAGCCCCGCTCAAGGTCCTGTCAAAATCTGGCCAAGTCGTCCCAGC GAATCCCTCCAGGCTCCTTGTCAACTGAGTCACGTGTGACCTGTTCAGTCCTCATTCTGAGTGCCAGGGGGAGAGGTGCAGCCTCTGCACCCCAAATCCCCGGGGACCTGTGGCAGGTGTCCCTGAGGACCTCTGCCATCTCTGGTGAC GAGGTGGGCTACCACAGGGACCCGAGCCGCGTCACCGCCACCCTCCTCCTGTATCTGCTGGAGGAAGATGCTTTCTGGGTGTTGGACAGCTGCTGGACAATCGAGGCACTCCCTGCAGG CTTGTTTGGAGTCTCCAGGATGTCCCTGCTGAGGTCCCACAGCAGCCTGGGCCTGGACGGGGACCCTCTCACCTCAA TATTCTACAGCCCAAATATTGCCTGGCTCCGGAGGCGCCTATCGCACCAGGAGCAGGTGC CAAAGTCCTTCCCGAAGATCATGAGACGCCTG GACAAGGAAGGGCTGTGCGTTGATGGTTTCATGCTGCAGTGGTTCCTCCGGTGTTGCACTGATGG AAAATCCTTCGGGCTCACCCTGTAACTGTGGGATGTGCTCGTCTTGGAGGGCGAGCGGGTACTGATGGCCATGGCGCATGCGTCATTCAAAATACACAGGG AGTGCCTCATGAAGCTTTGCTAGAGCACCGTCTGGGAGTTTCAGGAGCGACTGTCTCAGAGCTGGGCCCTGGAGGACAACGCGGTCCTCAGGAACCTTCAAACCTCCATGAAGGAACT AAGGAAACACTGGGACCTGTCACCCCCAG GGAGCTTGCTACAAAATGCACA AACCACAGCCTGGGTCTTGTAATCCAAGCCTGGCAAGGATTCAGCATGTCAAGGGCTTCAGGTCTGAAGGTCCATGGCTGTCCTGAATCCAGGATGTCACCCTCCTGCCCAAAAAAGGAGGGACGAGGCTCAAGCAGCAACAGGCCACTCACAGAAAGGGACGAAA GTTGAGTGCATGGCCTTCCTGACACCCAGACAAGTCTTTAGGCACAAAGCCAGGCTGTAGCTCTGGCCACTGACTCAGACCAGCGACGCCCCCATGCAGGCCAGTCTGCCCTggctgctcttctccctcctgccaccctctcCTCGGCTGCTTGT AAagacaacagaaaatgaactgaGCACGTGGGCAAGAAACTGCATCCCTAAGGCTTCTGCCGCCCATGACGGTTCTGCGGGCTGTGATCGCCAAGTCCTGTGTTCTCGTATTTTCTACATTGAGCA AGACCACATAGCCCACAGAGCCGACAGTGTTGACTCCCTGGCTGTCTATAAAAACATCCGCCCACCCCCGAGACAGATGATCCTGTTCCTGCAGGACTGA
- the USP22 gene encoding ubiquitin carboxyl-terminal hydrolase 22 isoform X3, which yields MLTLAKSCICHVCGVHLNRLHSCLYCVFFGCFTKKHIHEHAKSKRHNLAIDLMYGGIYCFLCQDYIYDKDMEIIAKEEQRKAWKMQGAGEKFSTWEPTKRELELLKHNPKRRKITSNCTIGLRGLINLGNTCFMNCIVQALTHTPLLRDFFLSDRHRCEMQSPSSCLVCEMSSLFQEFYSGHRSPHIPYKLLHLVWTHARHLAGYEQQDAHEFLIAALDVLHRHCKGGRWALCPPPAQDVFLEGEGSKASVCARAERGTGDDNGKKANNPNHCNCIIDQIFTGGLQSDVTCQVCHGVSTTIDPFWDISLDLPGSSTPFWPLSPGSEGNVVNGESHVSGTTTLTDCLRRFTRPEHLGSSAKIKCSGCHSYQESTKQLTMKKLPIVACFHLKRFEHSAKLRRKITTYVSFPLELDMTPFMASSKESRMNGQYQQPTDSLNNDNKYSLFAVVNHQGTLESGHYTSFIRQHKDQWFKCDDAIITKASIKDVLDSEGYLLFYHKQFLEYE from the exons CCATTGATCTGATGTACGGAGGCATCTACTGCTTTCTGTGCCAGGACTACATCTACGACAAAGACATGGAAATAATCGCCAAGGAGGAGCAGCGGAAGGCTTGGAAAATGCAAG GCGCTGGAGAGAAGTTTTCAACTTGGGAACCAACCAAACGGGAGCTTGAACTGCTGAAGCACAACCCAAAAAGGAGAAAGATCACCTCGAACTGCACCATAG GTCTGCGCGGGCTCATCAACCTTGGGAACACGTGCTTCATGAACTGCATCGTGCAGGCGCTGACCCACACGCCACTTCTGCGGGACTTCTTCCTGTCTGACAGGCACCGCTGTGAGATGCAGAGCCCCAGCTCCTGTCTGGTCTGTGAGATGTCCTCACTGTTTCAGGAG TTTTACTCCGGACACCGGTCCcctcacatcccttataagttgctGCACCTGGTGTGGACCCACGCGAGGCACCTGGCAGGCTACGAGCAGCAGGATGCCCACGAGTTCCTCATCGCGGCCCTGGACGTGCTCCACCGACACTGCAAAGGTGGGCGCTGGGCTCTGTGCCCTCCACCAGCGCAGGATGTTTTCCTCGAAGGGGAAGGAAGCAAAGCGAGCGTGTGCGCTCGTGCAGAAAGGGGCACAG GTGATGACAACGGGAAGAAGGCCAACAACCCCAACCACTGCAACTGCATCATAGACCAGATCTTCACGGGCGGGCTGCAGTCAGACGTCACCTGCCAAGTTTGCCA TGGAGTCTCCACCACCATCGACCCCTTCTGGGACATCAGCTTGGATCTCCCCGGCTCTTCCACCCCGTTCTGGCCCCTGAGCCCAGGGAGCGAGGGCAACGTGGTAAACGGGGAAAGCCACGTGTCGGGAACCACCACGCTCACGGACTGCCTGCGACG ATTCACCAGACCAGAGCACTTGGGCAGCAGCGCCAAGATCAAATGCAGCGGTTGCCATAGCTACCAGGAGTCCACGAAGCAGctcactatgaagaaactgcccATCGTAGCCTGTTTTCATCTCAAA CGATTTGAACACTCAGCCAAGCTGCGGCGGAAGATCACCACGTATGTGTCCTTCCCCCTGGAGCTGGATATGACCCCTTTCATGGCCTCCAG CAAAGAGAGCAGGATGAATGGACAGTACCAGCAGCCCACGGACAGTCTCAACAATGACAACAA GTATTCCCTGTTTGCTGTTGTTAACCATCAAGGGACCTTGGAGAGTGGCCATTACACCAGCTTTATCCGGCAGCACAAAGACCAGTGGTTCAAGTGTGACGATGCCATCATCACCAAGGCCAGCATCAAGGACGTGCTGGACAGTGAAGG GTACTTGCTGTTCTATCACAAACAGTTCCTGGAATATGAGTAG
- the USP22 gene encoding ubiquitin carboxyl-terminal hydrolase 22 isoform X6, with product MYGGIYCFLCQDYIYDKDMEIIAKEEQRKAWKMQGAGEKFSTWEPTKRELELLKHNPKRRKITSNCTIGLRGLINLGNTCFMNCIVQALTHTPLLRDFFLSDRHRCEMQSPSSCLVCEMSSLFQEFYSGHRSPHIPYKLLHLVWTHARHLAGYEQQDAHEFLIAALDVLHRHCKGDDNGKKANNPNHCNCIIDQIFTGGLQSDVTCQVCHGVSTTIDPFWDISLDLPGSSTPFWPLSPGSEGNVVNGESHVSGTTTLTDCLRRFTRPEHLGSSAKIKCSGCHSYQESTKQLTMKKLPIVACFHLKRFEHSAKLRRKITTYVSFPLELDMTPFMASSKESRMNGQYQQPTDSLNNDNKYSLFAVVNHQGTLESGHYTSFIRQHKDQWFKCDDAIITKASIKDVLDSEGYLLFYHKQFLEYE from the exons ATGTACGGAGGCATCTACTGCTTTCTGTGCCAGGACTACATCTACGACAAAGACATGGAAATAATCGCCAAGGAGGAGCAGCGGAAGGCTTGGAAAATGCAAG GCGCTGGAGAGAAGTTTTCAACTTGGGAACCAACCAAACGGGAGCTTGAACTGCTGAAGCACAACCCAAAAAGGAGAAAGATCACCTCGAACTGCACCATAG GTCTGCGCGGGCTCATCAACCTTGGGAACACGTGCTTCATGAACTGCATCGTGCAGGCGCTGACCCACACGCCACTTCTGCGGGACTTCTTCCTGTCTGACAGGCACCGCTGTGAGATGCAGAGCCCCAGCTCCTGTCTGGTCTGTGAGATGTCCTCACTGTTTCAGGAG TTTTACTCCGGACACCGGTCCcctcacatcccttataagttgctGCACCTGGTGTGGACCCACGCGAGGCACCTGGCAGGCTACGAGCAGCAGGATGCCCACGAGTTCCTCATCGCGGCCCTGGACGTGCTCCACCGACACTGCAAAG GTGATGACAACGGGAAGAAGGCCAACAACCCCAACCACTGCAACTGCATCATAGACCAGATCTTCACGGGCGGGCTGCAGTCAGACGTCACCTGCCAAGTTTGCCA TGGAGTCTCCACCACCATCGACCCCTTCTGGGACATCAGCTTGGATCTCCCCGGCTCTTCCACCCCGTTCTGGCCCCTGAGCCCAGGGAGCGAGGGCAACGTGGTAAACGGGGAAAGCCACGTGTCGGGAACCACCACGCTCACGGACTGCCTGCGACG ATTCACCAGACCAGAGCACTTGGGCAGCAGCGCCAAGATCAAATGCAGCGGTTGCCATAGCTACCAGGAGTCCACGAAGCAGctcactatgaagaaactgcccATCGTAGCCTGTTTTCATCTCAAA CGATTTGAACACTCAGCCAAGCTGCGGCGGAAGATCACCACGTATGTGTCCTTCCCCCTGGAGCTGGATATGACCCCTTTCATGGCCTCCAG CAAAGAGAGCAGGATGAATGGACAGTACCAGCAGCCCACGGACAGTCTCAACAATGACAACAA GTATTCCCTGTTTGCTGTTGTTAACCATCAAGGGACCTTGGAGAGTGGCCATTACACCAGCTTTATCCGGCAGCACAAAGACCAGTGGTTCAAGTGTGACGATGCCATCATCACCAAGGCCAGCATCAAGGACGTGCTGGACAGTGAAGG GTACTTGCTGTTCTATCACAAACAGTTCCTGGAATATGAGTAG
- the USP22 gene encoding ubiquitin carboxyl-terminal hydrolase 22 isoform X5, which produces MYGGIYCFLCQDYIYDKDMEIIAKEEQRKAWKMQGAGEKFSTWEPTKRELELLKHNPKRRKITSNCTIGLRGLINLGNTCFMNCIVQALTHTPLLRDFFLSDRHRCEMQSPSSCLVCEMSSLFQEFYSGHRSPHIPYKLLHLVWTHARHLAGYEQQDAHEFLIAALDVLHRHCKGGRWALCPPPAQDVFLEGEGSKASVCARAERGTGDDNGKKANNPNHCNCIIDQIFTGGLQSDVTCQVCHGVSTTIDPFWDISLDLPGSSTPFWPLSPGSEGNVVNGESHVSGTTTLTDCLRRFTRPEHLGSSAKIKCSGCHSYQESTKQLTMKKLPIVACFHLKRFEHSAKLRRKITTYVSFPLELDMTPFMASSKESRMNGQYQQPTDSLNNDNKYSLFAVVNHQGTLESGHYTSFIRQHKDQWFKCDDAIITKASIKDVLDSEGYLLFYHKQFLEYE; this is translated from the exons ATGTACGGAGGCATCTACTGCTTTCTGTGCCAGGACTACATCTACGACAAAGACATGGAAATAATCGCCAAGGAGGAGCAGCGGAAGGCTTGGAAAATGCAAG GCGCTGGAGAGAAGTTTTCAACTTGGGAACCAACCAAACGGGAGCTTGAACTGCTGAAGCACAACCCAAAAAGGAGAAAGATCACCTCGAACTGCACCATAG GTCTGCGCGGGCTCATCAACCTTGGGAACACGTGCTTCATGAACTGCATCGTGCAGGCGCTGACCCACACGCCACTTCTGCGGGACTTCTTCCTGTCTGACAGGCACCGCTGTGAGATGCAGAGCCCCAGCTCCTGTCTGGTCTGTGAGATGTCCTCACTGTTTCAGGAG TTTTACTCCGGACACCGGTCCcctcacatcccttataagttgctGCACCTGGTGTGGACCCACGCGAGGCACCTGGCAGGCTACGAGCAGCAGGATGCCCACGAGTTCCTCATCGCGGCCCTGGACGTGCTCCACCGACACTGCAAAGGTGGGCGCTGGGCTCTGTGCCCTCCACCAGCGCAGGATGTTTTCCTCGAAGGGGAAGGAAGCAAAGCGAGCGTGTGCGCTCGTGCAGAAAGGGGCACAG GTGATGACAACGGGAAGAAGGCCAACAACCCCAACCACTGCAACTGCATCATAGACCAGATCTTCACGGGCGGGCTGCAGTCAGACGTCACCTGCCAAGTTTGCCA TGGAGTCTCCACCACCATCGACCCCTTCTGGGACATCAGCTTGGATCTCCCCGGCTCTTCCACCCCGTTCTGGCCCCTGAGCCCAGGGAGCGAGGGCAACGTGGTAAACGGGGAAAGCCACGTGTCGGGAACCACCACGCTCACGGACTGCCTGCGACG ATTCACCAGACCAGAGCACTTGGGCAGCAGCGCCAAGATCAAATGCAGCGGTTGCCATAGCTACCAGGAGTCCACGAAGCAGctcactatgaagaaactgcccATCGTAGCCTGTTTTCATCTCAAA CGATTTGAACACTCAGCCAAGCTGCGGCGGAAGATCACCACGTATGTGTCCTTCCCCCTGGAGCTGGATATGACCCCTTTCATGGCCTCCAG CAAAGAGAGCAGGATGAATGGACAGTACCAGCAGCCCACGGACAGTCTCAACAATGACAACAA GTATTCCCTGTTTGCTGTTGTTAACCATCAAGGGACCTTGGAGAGTGGCCATTACACCAGCTTTATCCGGCAGCACAAAGACCAGTGGTTCAAGTGTGACGATGCCATCATCACCAAGGCCAGCATCAAGGACGTGCTGGACAGTGAAGG GTACTTGCTGTTCTATCACAAACAGTTCCTGGAATATGAGTAG